A window of Nomascus leucogenys isolate Asia chromosome X, Asia_NLE_v1, whole genome shotgun sequence contains these coding sequences:
- the LOC100606103 gene encoding LOW QUALITY PROTEIN: heterogeneous nuclear ribonucleoprotein A1-like (The sequence of the model RefSeq protein was modified relative to this genomic sequence to represent the inferred CDS: deleted 1 base in 1 codon; substituted 1 base at 1 genomic stop codon), translating into MSKSESPKEPEQLRKFFIGGLSFETTDESLRSHFEQWGVLTDCVVMRDPNTKCSRGFGFVTYAPVKEVDAAMNARPHKVDGRVVEPKLAVSREDSQRPGLHLTVKKIFVCGIKDTEEYHLRDSFEQYGKIEVIEIMTDXGSGKKRGFFVFVTFDDHDSMDKIVIQKYYTVNGHNCEVRKALSKQEMASASSSQRGRSGSGNFGGGRGGGFSRNDNCGGGRNFSGHGGFGGSHGGGGYGGSGDGYNGFGNDGSNFGGGGSYNDFDNYNNQSSNFGPMKGGNFGGRISGPYGGGGQYFAKPQNQGGYGSFSSSSSYGIGRRF; encoded by the exons ATGTCTAAGTCAGAGTCTCCTAAAGAGCCCGAACAGCTGAGGAAGTTCTTCATTGGAGGGTTGAGCTTTGAAACAACTGATGAGAGCCTGAGGAGCCATTTCGAGCAATGGGGAGTGCTCACAGACTGTGTGGTAATGAGAGATCCAAACACCAAGTGCTCCAggggctttgggtttgtcacatatgccCCTGTGAAGGAGGTGGATGCAGCTATGAATGCAAGGCCACACAAGGTGGATGGAAGAGTTGTGGAACCAAAGCTAGCTGTCTCAAGAGAAGATTCTCAAAGACCAGGTCTCCACTTAACtgtgaaaaagatatttgtttgTGGCATTAAAGACACTGAAGAATATCACCTAAGAGACTCTTTTGAACAGTATGGAAAAATTGAAGTGATTGAAATCATGACTGACTGAGGGAGTGGCAAGAAAAGgggc ttctttgtctttgtaacCTTTGATGACCATGACTCCATGGATAAGATTGTCATTCAGAAATACTATACTGTGAATGGCCACAACTGTGAAGTTAGGAAAGCCCTGTCAAAGCAAGAGATGGCTAGTGCTTCATCCAGCCAAAGAGGTCGAAGTGGTTCTGGAAACTTTGGTGGTGGTCGTGGAGGTGGTTTCAGTAGGAATGACAACTGTGGTGGTGGAAGAAACTTCAGTGGTCATGGTGGCTTTGGTGGCAGCCATGGGGGTGGTGGATATGGTGGCAGTGGGGATGGCTATAATGGATTTGGTAATGATGGAAGCAATTTTGGAGGTGGTGGAAGCTACAATGATTTTGACAATTACAACAATCAGTCTTCAAATTTTGGACCCATGAAGGGAGGAAATTTTGGAGGAAGAATCTCTGGCCCCTATGGCGGTGGAGGCCAATACTTTGCAAAACCACAAAACCAAGGTGGCTATGGTAGtttcagcagcagcagtagctatGGCATTGGCAGAAGATTTTAA